The following are from one region of the Phycisphaeraceae bacterium genome:
- a CDS encoding terpene cyclase/mutase family protein, with translation MKCGALRWTQACSVCALAGLAMAQDATNGSGQPEVRERQSAANVAAADEMTPAMDRAVERGLAYLASQQQPDGSFAGGRFGRNVAITALCSLAFMADGHVPGRGIYGDVIDRGVDFIVANSAENGLIAAEAANGPMYGHGFAALFLGEVYGMTQGGGDTARAARVHEALVKSVRLIERTQNDEGGWRYNPVPYDADVSVTICQIMALRSARNAGIEVSKDVIDKAVEYVRRCQNRDGGFRYQTDLGPSAWPRSAAGIASLFYAGIYTDQAIDAGLAYLRDNASPGDARVSRAHYFYGHYYAVQAMYLAGGQDWSAWWPAIRTELLDTQLSDGSWVDRSVGSSYGTSMALIILQMPKRYLPIFQK, from the coding sequence ATGAAATGCGGGGCGTTGCGTTGGACTCAGGCGTGCAGTGTGTGTGCGCTGGCTGGGCTGGCGATGGCACAGGATGCCACCAACGGCAGCGGACAGCCCGAAGTGCGCGAGCGACAGAGTGCGGCGAATGTTGCGGCTGCGGACGAGATGACGCCGGCGATGGATCGTGCGGTCGAGCGCGGGCTTGCGTATCTGGCGAGCCAGCAGCAGCCGGACGGGTCGTTTGCGGGTGGACGATTTGGGCGTAATGTTGCGATAACGGCGTTGTGCAGCCTGGCGTTCATGGCTGACGGGCATGTGCCTGGGCGTGGAATTTATGGCGACGTGATCGATCGCGGGGTTGATTTTATTGTCGCCAACAGCGCGGAGAATGGGTTGATCGCTGCGGAGGCTGCCAATGGCCCGATGTATGGGCATGGGTTTGCGGCTTTATTTCTGGGCGAGGTGTATGGGATGACGCAGGGCGGGGGTGATACTGCGCGCGCGGCGCGCGTGCACGAAGCCCTGGTGAAGTCGGTGAGGCTCATCGAAAGAACGCAGAACGATGAGGGAGGCTGGCGCTACAACCCGGTGCCGTATGACGCGGATGTGAGCGTGACGATCTGCCAGATCATGGCGTTGAGGTCGGCGCGCAACGCCGGGATTGAGGTCTCCAAGGATGTGATCGACAAGGCGGTCGAGTATGTGCGGCGGTGCCAGAACCGCGATGGCGGATTCCGGTATCAGACGGATCTTGGCCCGAGCGCGTGGCCGAGGTCGGCAGCGGGTATTGCCAGTCTGTTTTATGCGGGCATCTATACGGATCAGGCGATTGATGCGGGGCTTGCGTATCTGCGTGATAATGCGTCGCCTGGTGATGCGCGGGTGTCGCGAGCGCACTATTTTTACGGGCATTACTATGCAGTGCAGGCGATGTATCTCGCGGGGGGGCAGGATTGGTCGGCATGGTGGCCTGCGATTCGCACCGAGTTGCTCGACACGCAGTTGTCGGACGGGAGTTGGGTGGATCGGAGTGTCGGCAGTTCGTACGGCACGTCGATGGCGCTGATCATCCTTCAGATGCCCAAGCGTTACCTTCCGATTTTTCAGAAATGA
- a CDS encoding NINE protein produces the protein MHTPKEPAIGYLLWLLGLIGFCGIHRFYMGKWVTGLLWFFTLGLLGIGQLIDLILIPSMAASTNWRHAVRGRLVGQPLPA, from the coding sequence ATGCATACGCCTAAGGAACCTGCGATTGGATACCTGTTGTGGCTGTTGGGGCTGATTGGATTTTGTGGGATTCACCGGTTCTACATGGGCAAGTGGGTGACGGGCCTGCTGTGGTTCTTCACGCTTGGGCTGCTTGGAATCGGTCAGTTGATTGACCTGATCCTGATTCCGTCGATGGCGGCTTCAACGAATTGGCGCCATGCGGTGCGCGGAAGGCTTGTGGGTCAGCCTTTGCCGGCGTGA
- a CDS encoding amidohydrolase family protein produces MQNHATLFTSTSRAVGLLLTFLVSLTPAIAQDLIPASPPQAHPIALIGATAHPISSPHIDNAMLLFENGRITYIGPRSAAPPLPTGTQTLDVSGFHIYPGLIAAKTELGLTEISAVRAMRDTREVGDITPEVRAAVSINPDSTLIPVARTNGVLTAAVFPAGGLIPGRASVIRLDGWTCEDLTILDAAGLCINWPQTYRAPNRWTGKPDANDRAKDRLRTISDFFAHARSYHSHAQENRTIDLRLEAVEPQLRSGHEQRPVFIAASELSAITSAVEWALASELRPVIVGGRDAHLCSDLLKEHNVPVILTDPLGFPRRADADHNEAFTHPARLEAAGVAWCFAPADTDANVRNLPYDAAMAVAHGLDPHVAIRAITLAPAQILGVGHLLGSLEPGKAATIIITDGSPLEITTNVAHAFIDGRHIDLSNKQTQLRDKYIEKYRQLDALDQRNP; encoded by the coding sequence ATGCAAAACCATGCCACGCTTTTCACCAGCACTTCGCGCGCCGTCGGCCTCCTTTTGACCTTTCTGGTTTCGCTCACTCCCGCAATCGCTCAAGACCTGATTCCCGCCTCCCCGCCGCAAGCCCACCCCATCGCGCTGATTGGGGCGACGGCACACCCAATCTCTTCGCCACACATTGACAATGCGATGCTCCTTTTCGAAAATGGCCGAATCACCTACATCGGCCCGCGCTCCGCCGCCCCGCCCCTCCCGACCGGCACCCAGACTCTTGACGTCTCGGGCTTCCACATCTATCCCGGCCTCATCGCTGCCAAGACCGAGCTCGGCCTCACCGAAATCTCCGCCGTTCGCGCCATGCGCGACACACGCGAAGTCGGAGACATCACACCCGAAGTCCGCGCCGCCGTCAGCATCAATCCTGATTCAACTCTCATTCCCGTCGCCCGCACGAACGGCGTCCTCACCGCCGCCGTCTTCCCCGCAGGCGGGCTAATCCCAGGCCGCGCGTCCGTCATCCGTCTTGACGGCTGGACGTGTGAAGATCTGACCATCCTCGATGCCGCCGGCCTCTGCATCAACTGGCCACAAACCTACCGCGCACCCAACCGCTGGACCGGCAAGCCCGACGCTAACGATCGCGCCAAGGACCGCCTGCGCACCATCTCCGATTTCTTTGCTCACGCACGCTCTTACCACTCCCACGCACAGGAAAATCGCACCATCGATCTTCGGCTCGAAGCCGTCGAGCCTCAACTCCGCTCAGGCCACGAACAACGCCCGGTCTTCATCGCCGCGTCCGAACTCAGCGCCATCACGTCCGCTGTCGAGTGGGCTTTGGCCAGCGAGCTTCGGCCAGTCATCGTCGGCGGACGCGATGCCCACCTCTGCTCAGATTTGCTCAAAGAACACAACGTCCCAGTCATCCTGACCGACCCGCTCGGCTTCCCGCGCCGTGCCGACGCCGACCACAACGAAGCCTTCACTCATCCCGCTCGCCTCGAAGCCGCCGGAGTCGCCTGGTGCTTCGCGCCCGCCGACACCGATGCCAACGTTCGCAATCTCCCTTACGACGCCGCGATGGCGGTCGCCCACGGCCTCGACCCGCATGTCGCCATTCGCGCCATCACACTCGCCCCCGCACAGATTCTCGGCGTGGGGCATCTGCTCGGTTCACTCGAACCCGGCAAGGCAGCCACCATCATCATCACCGATGGCAGCCCCCTCGAAATCACAACCAATGTCGCACACGCCTTCATCGATGGCCGACACATTGACCTGTCCAACAAGCAGACACAACTGCGCGACAAGTACATCGAGAAGTACCGCCAACTCGATGCACTCGATCAGCGCAACCCTTGA
- a CDS encoding efflux RND transporter periplasmic adaptor subunit, producing the protein MLNWLSRVIRVVVGLVLLATALAFFAWMASGREQPELKAEVISPLLVRGLVIEPQEVSRTWNGYGTARAMVSADVASEVAARVVERPEWLEPGAEVRAGQVLLRLDRIDFEIAAAGAQQSIESLVAQIEALTIEAASLERQIVLAAEETEIARRDAQRARDAIERGAGNLSEIDQWLSSQRRAERSLVALEQQRDLIPSRVRDLEARVESQRATLRQAQENLSRTVISSPIDGVVQDVAVKAGEWTATGRTVLRIVDLRRIEVPVRLAPEAAQTVRPGDVAELRQRAESEISWVGRVSRIAPESDERTRSIVAFVEVQQSEPLILRPGQFVVVSIEEQGTSLRTVVPRRAIRGGRVFVATKSDAPEAAIWPVASRIANAIARRIAASSSLEQAIETDLDLRLREHARLEVGTRGDEIAQAASQLTRAWIGEGGSESLSRQMIESLAAALTPVVAQWLLATDPALLPDSLRDDLEVVQRLSVAHMVEVDIDFSVETLFDTLDPIETQWAIVRRRDGESLAGSVLLVSNLEQLVEGSLIEIALPQSEGAR; encoded by the coding sequence TTGCTGAATTGGCTGTCTCGCGTGATTCGTGTGGTGGTGGGGCTGGTGCTGCTGGCGACGGCGCTGGCGTTCTTTGCATGGATGGCGAGCGGGCGAGAGCAGCCGGAACTCAAGGCGGAGGTGATTTCGCCGCTGCTGGTGCGTGGGCTGGTCATCGAGCCTCAGGAAGTCAGCCGCACCTGGAATGGGTATGGCACAGCCCGGGCGATGGTGAGCGCCGATGTGGCGTCGGAAGTGGCGGCACGTGTGGTCGAGCGTCCGGAGTGGCTCGAACCGGGAGCGGAGGTCAGGGCGGGGCAGGTGCTGCTGCGGCTGGACCGGATTGACTTCGAGATTGCGGCTGCTGGCGCGCAACAGAGTATCGAATCGCTTGTGGCGCAGATCGAAGCGTTGACGATCGAAGCGGCATCGCTTGAGCGACAAATCGTACTGGCGGCGGAAGAGACAGAGATTGCGCGTCGAGACGCGCAGCGGGCGCGCGATGCTATCGAGCGTGGCGCGGGGAACTTGAGCGAGATCGACCAGTGGCTCAGCTCGCAGCGACGAGCCGAACGCTCGCTGGTTGCACTCGAGCAGCAGCGCGACTTGATTCCATCGCGCGTCCGCGATCTCGAGGCTCGCGTCGAATCGCAACGTGCGACACTACGGCAGGCTCAGGAAAATCTTTCGCGCACTGTGATCTCGTCACCGATTGATGGCGTGGTGCAGGACGTTGCTGTCAAAGCGGGCGAGTGGACGGCAACGGGGCGCACGGTGCTGCGGATCGTGGACCTGCGACGCATCGAGGTTCCGGTGAGGCTTGCTCCTGAGGCTGCTCAAACGGTGCGGCCCGGGGATGTTGCGGAGCTTCGACAGCGGGCCGAGAGCGAAATTTCATGGGTCGGGCGCGTTTCGCGCATTGCACCCGAGTCGGACGAACGCACGCGATCGATCGTGGCGTTTGTCGAAGTACAGCAGAGCGAGCCTCTCATCTTGAGGCCAGGGCAGTTTGTGGTGGTGTCGATTGAAGAGCAGGGCACATCGTTGCGAACGGTTGTGCCGAGACGGGCGATCCGAGGCGGGCGTGTCTTTGTGGCCACGAAGTCGGACGCACCGGAAGCGGCGATCTGGCCCGTCGCATCACGAATTGCCAATGCTATCGCGCGCCGTATCGCGGCGAGTTCATCGCTTGAGCAGGCTATCGAAACTGACCTTGATCTGCGTTTGCGCGAACACGCGCGGCTCGAAGTCGGGACCAGGGGTGATGAAATTGCGCAAGCTGCATCGCAACTCACGCGAGCGTGGATCGGCGAGGGCGGGTCGGAGTCACTGAGTCGCCAGATGATTGAATCGCTTGCTGCTGCTTTGACACCGGTTGTAGCCCAGTGGCTCCTCGCTACGGATCCGGCACTGCTGCCCGACTCGCTTCGGGATGATCTTGAAGTAGTACAGCGGTTGTCGGTTGCACATATGGTCGAAGTGGATATCGACTTTTCGGTTGAGACGTTGTTCGACACGCTCGACCCGATCGAAACACAATGGGCGATCGTGCGCCGTCGCGATGGGGAGTCGCTGGCGGGTTCGGTGCTGCTCGTGTCGAATCTGGAGCAGTTGGTCGAGGGCTCGCTGATTGAGATCGCGCTGCCGCAGAGCGAGGGGGCGCGGTGA
- a CDS encoding efflux RND transporter permease subunit has product MSLPSFGVRNPVVANLTMFAIIAAGLIFGLTLRREFFPEVAARQLIVVAPYPGAAPDEIERALAIKIEDRLADLKGVKEINTTVNESLATVRIEFREGVDIDEMVAEAKREIDALQDLPDQADRITISKIEPLLPVIIVTIFGDGDEMSLKAAIRQVEDDLKSIPGMGDIAIGGVRRDEIAVEVRPEAMLEYGLSLTDVADRIRSAMIELPGGSVRSTTQTLGVRAVGVEERAAAIREIVVQASAGGSVVRLADIADVRDAFVDQDRRFRFNGKPTVSATVFKKGDQDIVKMSEIVKAYVAGRRGEPLKMTLSDRLMAGAGGQAGAASARVQAYQLGVQRGPPPGEIATTTDLARFVVGRLDLLTRNALWGGMLVFITLVLLLNWRVSFWVAVGLVISLLGTLVVMRAAGITLNLLTMFGLIIVIGILVDDAIVVAENITAKHEQGLSSSQSAIEGTTQVAWPVVATVLTTVAAFLPLALIGGSIGDFMRVLPIVVACSLFVSLIESLFILPAHMSHSLRARDTKHSGLRKALGSIEKRCDTARDALFSRFITPLYTRSLRVALRHRYLSLIAVVSIAVVSVGLVAGGKLEFIFFETDDSETLNIELRMPVGTPVSETDKYIRLIEAAVVKQPEVLTVFSQSGEIGDIDGSGGGASSGHVGQLILELRPVEERLRLDQRKSEDVMLSIRSEVGALPGIKSLRMRGVSGGPGGANLTFTVTGRDREQIMVAVDRMQHRLAEFAGVFDISNDTDSGQRELRFTLRDGATELGFTRATLGRQIQGAVFGIDAYTFAGFREDVDVRVMLPRAIRQSEEAIENLHVFTPAGVPVQIKDVAHIEERESFSTLRRLDRRRAVTVTADVDRGVGANPESIAANLQPFLRQLEREHPGVRILERGRQKDFAESMSTLPLGMLVACGLIYLVLAWLFASYVQPLVVMSAIPFATIGMIWGHFVLGYDLTFLSLIGFVALTGVVVNDSLIFMEFFNGERRRGLGVVEASIAAGRARIRAILLTTITTVLGLMPLILEKSFQARFLVPMAITISGGLISATVIILMLLPCLLLIVDDCKRLLRALWTGTWTPSPDPMGVLVGSVPTRHNATGTGDFSAKADSNAPVAKGTESREALDSGEVRDTE; this is encoded by the coding sequence GTGAGTCTTCCTTCGTTTGGTGTGCGCAATCCGGTCGTCGCTAATCTGACGATGTTCGCGATCATCGCGGCCGGGTTGATCTTTGGCCTGACGCTACGGCGGGAGTTCTTTCCGGAGGTCGCAGCTCGGCAGTTGATTGTGGTTGCGCCGTATCCTGGCGCGGCACCCGACGAGATCGAGCGAGCGCTGGCGATCAAAATCGAGGATCGTTTGGCCGATCTCAAAGGTGTCAAGGAGATCAACACGACGGTCAACGAAAGCCTCGCAACTGTGCGTATTGAGTTTCGTGAGGGCGTGGATATTGATGAAATGGTGGCTGAAGCCAAGCGTGAGATCGACGCCTTGCAGGATCTGCCCGATCAGGCCGACCGGATCACGATTTCGAAGATCGAGCCATTGCTTCCGGTCATCATTGTGACGATCTTCGGCGATGGCGACGAAATGTCTCTCAAGGCTGCGATCAGGCAGGTCGAGGATGATCTCAAGTCGATCCCCGGCATGGGTGATATTGCGATTGGTGGTGTGCGGCGCGACGAGATCGCTGTCGAGGTGCGGCCCGAGGCGATGCTGGAATATGGGCTGAGCCTGACCGATGTCGCTGATCGGATTCGCAGCGCGATGATTGAACTGCCCGGCGGGAGCGTGCGCTCGACCACGCAGACACTGGGTGTGCGCGCGGTGGGAGTCGAAGAGCGTGCGGCTGCGATTCGCGAGATCGTGGTGCAGGCTTCGGCGGGGGGATCGGTGGTCCGTCTGGCGGACATCGCAGATGTGCGAGATGCGTTCGTGGATCAGGACCGGCGGTTTCGATTCAATGGCAAGCCAACGGTTTCGGCGACGGTGTTCAAGAAGGGGGATCAGGACATCGTGAAGATGTCCGAGATTGTGAAGGCGTATGTGGCGGGGCGGCGTGGAGAGCCGCTGAAGATGACGCTGAGCGATCGGTTGATGGCTGGCGCGGGCGGCCAGGCCGGGGCTGCGTCTGCGCGCGTGCAGGCGTATCAACTGGGGGTGCAGCGTGGGCCCCCGCCGGGGGAGATTGCGACGACAACGGACCTTGCTCGTTTTGTCGTCGGGCGACTCGACTTGCTGACCCGCAATGCGCTCTGGGGCGGGATGCTTGTGTTCATCACGCTCGTGCTGTTGCTCAACTGGCGCGTGTCGTTCTGGGTTGCGGTGGGGTTGGTTATTTCGCTGCTTGGAACGCTTGTGGTGATGAGGGCTGCTGGAATCACGCTGAACCTTCTGACGATGTTCGGGCTGATTATCGTGATCGGAATTCTCGTTGACGATGCGATTGTGGTTGCTGAGAACATTACGGCCAAGCATGAGCAGGGCCTGTCATCGAGTCAGTCGGCGATCGAAGGAACGACGCAGGTGGCGTGGCCTGTGGTGGCGACGGTCCTGACGACGGTTGCGGCATTTCTGCCATTGGCGTTGATCGGCGGGAGCATCGGCGACTTCATGCGTGTGCTTCCGATTGTGGTGGCCTGCTCATTGTTCGTGTCGCTGATCGAGAGCCTGTTTATTCTTCCGGCGCATATGTCGCATTCGCTTCGTGCACGCGACACCAAGCACAGCGGCCTGCGCAAGGCACTCGGGTCGATCGAGAAGCGCTGCGATACAGCTCGCGATGCGCTGTTTTCGCGGTTCATCACGCCGCTGTACACCCGATCGTTGCGCGTCGCGTTGCGGCATCGCTACCTGAGCCTGATCGCTGTTGTTTCGATTGCCGTGGTTTCGGTCGGGCTGGTGGCGGGTGGGAAGCTTGAGTTCATTTTCTTCGAAACCGATGACAGTGAAACGTTGAACATCGAACTGCGCATGCCGGTCGGAACGCCAGTTTCGGAAACCGACAAGTACATACGGCTGATCGAAGCGGCGGTGGTCAAGCAGCCGGAAGTGTTGACTGTGTTTTCGCAATCGGGGGAGATCGGTGACATCGACGGGAGCGGCGGAGGTGCGTCGTCGGGGCATGTCGGGCAACTCATACTTGAGCTGCGGCCCGTGGAAGAGCGACTGAGGCTCGACCAGCGCAAGAGCGAGGACGTGATGCTGTCGATCCGCTCGGAAGTCGGCGCGTTGCCAGGGATCAAGAGCCTGCGGATGCGTGGAGTCTCGGGCGGCCCTGGTGGGGCCAATCTGACGTTCACGGTTACGGGGCGCGACCGCGAACAGATCATGGTGGCTGTGGATCGGATGCAGCATCGTCTTGCAGAGTTTGCCGGCGTCTTTGACATCTCGAACGATACTGATTCGGGTCAGCGTGAGTTGCGATTCACGCTTCGCGATGGCGCGACGGAGCTGGGTTTTACGCGTGCCACGCTCGGCCGACAGATTCAGGGTGCGGTGTTCGGGATCGATGCTTACACGTTTGCGGGGTTTCGCGAGGATGTGGATGTGCGCGTGATGTTGCCGCGAGCGATCCGACAGAGCGAAGAGGCGATCGAGAATCTGCATGTCTTTACGCCCGCGGGTGTCCCGGTGCAGATCAAGGACGTGGCGCACATTGAAGAGAGGGAATCGTTCTCGACGTTGCGTCGGCTTGATCGCAGGCGCGCTGTGACCGTGACGGCAGATGTTGACCGCGGAGTCGGTGCGAACCCTGAGTCTATTGCGGCAAACCTTCAGCCATTCCTTCGTCAACTGGAGCGAGAGCACCCTGGCGTGCGAATTCTGGAGCGTGGGCGGCAAAAGGACTTCGCCGAGTCGATGAGCACGTTGCCTCTGGGCATGCTGGTGGCGTGCGGGTTGATTTATCTTGTTCTGGCGTGGCTTTTTGCGTCGTATGTGCAGCCTCTGGTCGTGATGAGCGCGATTCCATTTGCGACAATCGGAATGATCTGGGGACACTTCGTTCTGGGCTATGACCTGACATTTCTGTCGCTGATCGGTTTTGTGGCGCTTACCGGCGTCGTCGTGAATGACTCATTGATTTTCATGGAGTTCTTCAATGGTGAACGCCGACGAGGGCTTGGCGTCGTGGAAGCATCGATCGCAGCGGGTCGGGCGCGCATTCGCGCGATTCTGCTCACAACGATCACGACGGTTCTGGGATTGATGCCGCTGATTCTCGAGAAGAGTTTTCAAGCGCGGTTTCTCGTGCCGATGGCCATCACGATCTCGGGCGGATTGATCTCTGCAACGGTGATTATTCTGATGCTCCTGCCGTGTCTGCTGCTGATTGTCGATGACTGCAAGCGCCTGCTGCGTGCGCTCTGGACGGGCACCTGGACTCCCTCGCCCGACCCGATGGGGGTTCTGGTCGGAAGTGTCCCGACGCGGCACAACGCAACCGGGACAGGAGATTTCAGCGCCAAAGCCGATTCGAACGCTCCAGTCGCAAAAGGCACGGAATCGCGTGAGGCGCTCGATTCCGGTGAAGTGCGCGATACGGAGTGA
- a CDS encoding Do family serine endopeptidase: MPRTRDRILRPMCALLAACSLVLTPSAWAVSNATQSDDAAEVELRYARSLSNAFQRAAERVEPSVVHITTQSRVASVRRDLFGRRLFEPDTLRPTGLGSGVIADEHGLILTNNHVVQQADILVVRLSDGREFQATIVGSDPQRDLAVLKIDADNLQPATLGESSSLQVGEWVLAIGSPFGFSNTVTAGIISAKGRRGIGLVSERFKDYEDFIQTDAAINPGNSGGPLIDLEGRVIGINTAIASQSGGSVGIGFAIPIDLVKSVMRNLIEVGRVGRGWLGVTMQDLTPDLARSFGMPADQKGVLIAEVLADSPAAAAGLKSGDVVVSIAGRAVSGAASLITGVEITPPGTQTSLSIYREGKQREINAVIGDRGERNTKVFGGLEVDRLGVTVATVTENISRELGYQGNDISGVLITDLRASSPLARSGLEPDDIIYGVANYQVRSVDEFKQLIDRVNFREGVRFQVIRGLRRGFIVVRE; this comes from the coding sequence ATGCCCAGAACCCGTGACCGAATTCTTCGCCCAATGTGCGCATTGCTGGCTGCCTGCTCGCTTGTGTTGACACCGAGCGCATGGGCCGTGTCCAACGCGACACAAAGTGACGACGCAGCCGAAGTCGAACTGCGCTACGCCCGCAGCCTGTCAAATGCGTTTCAGCGTGCTGCCGAGCGTGTTGAGCCTTCTGTTGTGCATATCACAACGCAGTCGCGCGTTGCGAGTGTTCGACGCGATCTCTTTGGCCGCAGGCTTTTCGAGCCAGATACTCTCAGGCCCACAGGCCTGGGGTCGGGCGTCATCGCCGACGAGCACGGGCTGATCCTCACCAACAACCATGTCGTCCAACAGGCCGACATACTCGTCGTGCGGCTGTCCGACGGGCGAGAGTTTCAGGCAACCATCGTCGGTTCCGATCCCCAGCGCGATCTGGCAGTCCTTAAAATCGACGCCGACAACCTCCAGCCCGCCACGCTCGGCGAATCGAGTTCGCTTCAGGTTGGCGAGTGGGTGCTGGCGATCGGAAGCCCGTTCGGTTTCAGTAACACAGTCACAGCCGGCATCATCAGTGCCAAGGGTCGCCGCGGCATCGGACTGGTGAGCGAACGCTTCAAGGACTACGAAGACTTCATTCAGACCGACGCCGCAATCAACCCCGGAAACTCCGGTGGTCCGCTCATTGACCTCGAAGGTCGCGTCATCGGCATCAACACCGCCATCGCCTCGCAATCTGGCGGCTCGGTTGGCATCGGATTCGCCATCCCAATCGATCTGGTCAAAAGTGTCATGCGCAACCTCATCGAAGTCGGGCGCGTCGGGCGCGGATGGCTCGGGGTGACCATGCAGGATCTCACGCCAGATCTGGCCCGATCCTTTGGTATGCCGGCAGATCAGAAAGGCGTGCTCATCGCAGAAGTCCTCGCGGACAGCCCGGCTGCAGCTGCTGGACTCAAGTCCGGTGATGTTGTCGTCTCGATCGCCGGCCGCGCCGTCAGTGGCGCCGCCTCGCTCATCACCGGCGTCGAGATCACGCCGCCCGGCACACAAACGAGCCTTTCGATCTATCGCGAAGGCAAGCAGCGAGAAATCAACGCTGTCATCGGTGATCGCGGCGAGCGCAACACCAAGGTCTTCGGCGGGCTCGAAGTCGATCGCCTCGGAGTGACCGTCGCCACCGTCACCGAAAACATCAGCCGCGAACTTGGGTATCAGGGCAATGACATTTCCGGCGTGCTTATCACCGATCTGCGCGCGAGCAGCCCGCTCGCACGCTCAGGCCTCGAACCCGACGACATCATCTACGGCGTGGCCAACTACCAGGTTCGCTCTGTCGATGAGTTCAAACAACTCATCGACCGCGTTAACTTCCGCGAGGGGGTGCGTTTTCAGGTCATCCGAGGCTTGCGGCGAGGGTTCATCGTCGTGCGCGAGTGA
- a CDS encoding 6-carboxytetrahydropterin synthase — MLTYHRPMKYRICKAFEVESGHMLFKHPDRCRYPHGHSRRIEIVLSAEHLDENDMVCDFKAIKLAIGEFLDQFDHALAINSDDPIAGPLKQIAGARVIEFDSIDPTTEVLARHIFERLAREIGQGRTYTDRLGNAYRLRTDLTLERVRVGETSSSWAEYGL, encoded by the coding sequence ATGCTGACATATCATCGCCCGATGAAGTACCGCATCTGCAAAGCCTTTGAAGTCGAGAGCGGGCACATGCTTTTCAAGCATCCCGATCGCTGCCGATACCCGCACGGGCATTCTCGCCGCATCGAGATCGTGCTCTCGGCCGAGCACCTCGATGAGAACGACATGGTGTGCGATTTCAAGGCCATCAAACTGGCCATCGGCGAGTTTCTGGACCAGTTTGACCACGCCCTGGCCATCAACAGCGACGATCCGATTGCCGGCCCGCTCAAGCAGATCGCCGGAGCGCGCGTCATCGAGTTCGACTCGATCGACCCTACGACCGAGGTGCTTGCACGACACATCTTCGAGCGACTCGCCCGCGAGATCGGCCAGGGGCGAACATATACCGATCGCCTGGGCAATGCCTATCGCCTGCGGACGGATCTGACGCTCGAGCGTGTTCGCGTCGGAGAAACGAGCAGTTCCTGGGCCGAATACGGGCTTTGA
- a CDS encoding 7-carboxy-7-deazaguanine synthase QueE: MTTTMPISETFLSIQGEGKLTGVPSFFIRVSGCNLRCSWCDTPYASWAPEQTARSIDSLLDEVRASGAAHVVLTGGEPLIFSQSVELNQRLREAGLHVTIETAGTVAPDIVCDLMSISPKLANSTPRNDPRDPSGQWTERHEQRRLNFDALRTLLRAGLDCQLKFVVCTPDDLTEIERVVNQIAGVAPGDVLLMPEGVKPKTPGQTQWIVDACIQRNWRYCPRVHIDVFGNRRGT; encoded by the coding sequence ATGACCACAACCATGCCTATTTCCGAGACCTTTCTCTCGATTCAAGGAGAGGGCAAACTCACCGGCGTGCCGTCGTTTTTCATTCGGGTGTCCGGGTGCAACCTGCGTTGTTCGTGGTGCGATACTCCGTATGCGAGCTGGGCGCCCGAGCAAACAGCACGTTCCATCGACAGCCTGCTCGATGAAGTGCGCGCGTCGGGCGCGGCGCATGTCGTGCTCACCGGCGGCGAGCCCTTGATCTTTTCACAGAGTGTCGAACTCAACCAGCGCTTGCGCGAGGCCGGTCTTCATGTCACGATCGAGACCGCAGGCACGGTTGCGCCCGATATCGTGTGCGATCTGATGAGCATCAGTCCAAAACTAGCCAACTCCACACCGCGAAACGACCCGCGCGATCCATCAGGCCAATGGACCGAGCGGCACGAGCAGCGCCGCCTCAACTTCGACGCGCTGCGTACATTGCTTCGCGCAGGCCTCGATTGCCAACTCAAGTTCGTGGTCTGCACACCCGACGATCTGACTGAAATCGAGCGCGTAGTGAACCAGATCGCGGGCGTCGCGCCCGGCGATGTGCTGCTCATGCCCGAAGGCGTCAAGCCAAAAACTCCAGGGCAGACACAGTGGATCGTTGACGCGTGCATCCAGCGCAACTGGCGGTATTGCCCCCGTGTCCATATCGATGTGTTCGGGAACCGCAGGGGGACGTGA